A single Thermoplasmata archaeon DNA region contains:
- a CDS encoding PhoU domain-containing protein: MNYIDNTENIEKSKTGEQTHEEVRKIQFTGKSTYVVSLPKKWVSFWGLKAGSQVTIYQKGDSLVLTPRGSGRPQERSNIALIKVSSDDEADAIGRKIIALYLLGYKYIYIKTDEKSIDTLQRTRIKDLIRKKLVGTEIISETEEEIKIQVLVRYPDLSIENALKRMCLIASFMHEKSIQALKNQDKKLASEIINLDDEVDRFGLYVVRQLKAAVVDEQVLQEIGLSSRQDCLGYRVIVKFVERIADHATTIAKSIIETDIKITDKEYTHILEMSNLARKSFEDAIKALFTKDCTLAEEVISNERNTVIMEGQAIKELQSRRKISEIANMRMILESIRRCAEYACDIAEVVINLNIENELAEKKNFQRTINS; this comes from the coding sequence ATGAACTATATAGATAATACGGAAAATATAGAGAAATCTAAGACAGGGGAGCAAACTCACGAAGAAGTGAGAAAAATTCAGTTTACTGGTAAGTCCACCTATGTGGTTTCCTTACCGAAAAAGTGGGTCAGTTTCTGGGGACTGAAAGCTGGGAGCCAGGTAACGATTTATCAGAAAGGAGACTCTCTGGTTCTGACACCTCGTGGCTCTGGACGCCCTCAAGAACGCTCAAATATCGCATTGATTAAAGTTTCCAGTGACGACGAAGCCGATGCTATTGGAAGAAAGATAATTGCCCTCTATCTGCTAGGATACAAATATATCTATATAAAAACGGATGAGAAAAGTATAGATACGCTCCAAAGAACGAGAATAAAAGACCTGATAAGAAAAAAACTGGTTGGTACAGAGATAATATCAGAAACAGAAGAAGAAATCAAAATACAGGTGTTGGTGAGATACCCAGACCTCTCAATCGAAAATGCATTGAAAAGAATGTGCCTCATCGCTAGTTTCATGCACGAAAAATCTATTCAAGCATTGAAGAACCAAGATAAGAAACTTGCAAGCGAGATAATAAATCTAGATGATGAAGTGGACAGATTTGGATTATATGTTGTTCGCCAGTTGAAAGCGGCTGTGGTAGATGAGCAGGTACTCCAGGAGATAGGGCTATCGAGCCGTCAGGATTGCCTTGGCTACAGAGTGATTGTGAAATTTGTAGAAAGAATTGCAGACCATGCGACTACAATTGCTAAATCTATAATAGAAACTGATATTAAGATTACCGATAAGGAATATACACACATTCTCGAGATGAGCAATCTTGCAAGAAAATCATTTGAGGATGCAATTAAAGCCCTTTTCACTAAGGATTGCACACTGGCGGAAGAGGTGATTTCAAATGAAAGAAACACTGTGATTATGGAAGGGCAAGCGATAAAAGAGCTCCAGTCAAGAAGAAAAATCTCAGAGATAGCCAACATGAGAATGATTTTAGAGAGCATAAGAAGGTGTGCGGAGTATGCTTGTGATATTGCAGAGGTTGTGATAAATCTAAATATCGAAAATGAACTAGCAGAGAAAAAGAATTTTCAACGAACCATTAATAGTTAG